The following proteins are co-located in the Gemmatimonadota bacterium genome:
- a CDS encoding penicillin acylase family protein, with protein MSYTSYFQIIVALAVTSLLAMGCGEEVDTVDTDEQLMSLARGSISQIEGELILDGLQEPVEVIRDRHGIPHIYAQNTDDLFFAQGYVMAQDRLWQMELWRRWREGRLAEIFGPEAFEYDARTRLMMYRGPFDDREWTSYHAEGERIFTAYANGVNAYIDTHADNLPVEFKLTGIQPGRWTKETVVRRWTGLFFPSAGNDAGDEIRLARSVAELGVEEANRRAAPLPWDDLVVPEGLDVTIVHEDIV; from the coding sequence ATGTCGTATACCAGTTACTTTCAAATCATTGTCGCGCTCGCTGTAACGTCCCTGTTGGCCATGGGCTGCGGCGAGGAGGTGGACACCGTGGATACCGACGAACAGCTCATGTCCCTGGCCCGTGGGTCCATCTCCCAGATCGAAGGGGAACTGATCCTGGATGGACTACAGGAGCCCGTCGAGGTGATCCGGGACCGCCACGGCATACCGCACATCTATGCTCAGAATACCGATGACCTCTTCTTCGCCCAGGGTTACGTCATGGCCCAGGACCGCCTGTGGCAGATGGAGCTCTGGCGCCGGTGGCGGGAGGGCCGACTCGCGGAGATCTTCGGCCCCGAGGCCTTCGAATACGACGCCCGGACACGGCTCATGATGTACCGTGGTCCCTTCGACGACCGGGAGTGGACCAGCTACCACGCCGAGGGCGAACGCATCTTCACGGCCTATGCGAACGGCGTAAACGCCTACATCGACACGCATGCCGACAACCTGCCGGTGGAGTTCAAGTTGACGGGCATCCAGCCCGGCCGGTGGACGAAGGAGACGGTGGTGCGGCGCTGGACCGGTCTCTTCTTCCCGAGCGCGGGCAACGACGCCGGAGACGAGATCCGGCTGGCCCGGTCCGTGGCGGAACTGGGTGTCGAGGAGGCCAATCGCCGCGCGGCGCCCCTGCCCTGGGATGACCTCGTGGTGCCGGAGGGCCTGGACGTGACCATCGTCCACGAAGATATTGTGGA
- a CDS encoding Gfo/Idh/MocA family oxidoreductase produces the protein MPETVLNAALIGCGGRGRGHLETMKAFDDLRFVAVCDPVVELRNRAADENSVPRKYEDIGDMLSKEELDLAVIATPAHLNGQCALPVIQAGVHTLLEKPPGLSGAETEGLRDAANASGAKVLVGWNRRFQSLICKARGLIEERGPITQIVAEFHKSMTGLRDRGFPDHLLDNFIYETPIHAIDLTRSLAGSSPIAELHAVARRTNSPFVDVYAALIRFENGCVAQLTANFTTDARLERYEIHGRDCSAYLEGVRRAVVQRDGQEEDFDVVESGGTAEQARFLVDCIKEDRPVGLPAAGLDEAVETMKLADRIRAELRD, from the coding sequence ATGCCCGAAACTGTCCTCAATGCCGCCCTGATTGGATGCGGCGGCAGGGGCCGAGGCCACCTCGAGACGATGAAGGCCTTCGATGACCTGCGGTTCGTGGCCGTTTGCGATCCCGTGGTGGAACTGCGCAACCGGGCGGCCGACGAGAACTCCGTTCCGCGCAAGTACGAAGATATAGGGGACATGCTGTCGAAAGAGGAACTGGACCTGGCGGTCATCGCGACGCCGGCCCACCTGAACGGCCAGTGCGCGCTGCCGGTGATCCAGGCCGGGGTCCACACGTTGCTCGAAAAACCACCCGGACTGTCCGGCGCGGAAACGGAGGGACTTCGCGACGCCGCCAACGCGTCCGGCGCGAAGGTGCTGGTCGGGTGGAACCGGCGGTTCCAATCGCTGATCTGCAAGGCGCGCGGCCTGATTGAAGAGCGGGGGCCCATCACCCAGATCGTGGCGGAATTTCACAAGAGCATGACAGGCTTGCGCGATCGGGGCTTCCCGGACCACCTTCTGGACAACTTCATTTACGAGACGCCGATCCATGCCATCGACCTGACCCGTTCCCTGGCCGGCAGTTCCCCCATCGCCGAGCTGCACGCCGTCGCCCGCAGGACCAATTCGCCTTTCGTCGACGTTTACGCCGCGCTCATCCGCTTCGAGAACGGGTGCGTGGCACAGCTCACGGCCAATTTCACGACGGATGCCCGGCTGGAGCGCTACGAAATCCACGGCCGGGACTGTTCGGCCTACCTGGAAGGCGTCAGAAGAGCCGTGGTCCAGCGCGACGGGCAGGAAGAGGATTTCGACGTGGTGGAGTCCGGCGGCACCGCCGAACAGGCCCGCTTCCTGGTCGACTGCATCAAGGAAGACCGGCCGGTTGGGCTGCCCGCGGCGGGCCTGGACGAGGCCGTCGAGACGATGAAGCTGGCCGACCGCATACGGGCGGAGTTGCGTGACTGA
- a CDS encoding phytanoyl-CoA dioxygenase family protein, with protein sequence MPDLDFFKQNGYVNLGQVFTGEELSRFIDLYDRDKSESGCFWHPISNHGHQTLNCDPLISSPEIDGLIRHPALIGPIETIFEGPSWLGEACLRHMVPRDSNPEEIWHRDRPHATDRPYRCGYLQMMLYLTDVHEGTHCFSISPEPCDGPVLDTREQLARRGKVHLHGPAGTVILFNLSVLHAATVRITPHERKTVQIYYGHRGGPVLSDCTVIPTRLWQDHPDPEVRAFYGMMTGRTQQYAKAFG encoded by the coding sequence ATGCCAGACCTCGACTTTTTCAAGCAGAACGGATACGTCAACCTCGGCCAGGTATTTACCGGCGAGGAACTGAGTCGATTCATCGACTTGTACGACCGTGACAAGTCGGAGTCGGGCTGCTTCTGGCATCCCATTTCCAATCACGGCCACCAGACCCTCAACTGCGATCCGCTGATCTCATCGCCGGAAATCGACGGCCTGATCCGCCATCCCGCCCTGATCGGTCCGATAGAGACCATCTTCGAAGGGCCCAGTTGGCTCGGAGAAGCGTGCCTGCGGCACATGGTCCCGCGCGACAGCAACCCTGAGGAGATCTGGCACCGGGACCGTCCACATGCGACGGACCGGCCCTATAGGTGCGGCTATTTGCAGATGATGCTCTACCTGACCGATGTCCACGAAGGTACGCATTGCTTTTCCATATCTCCGGAGCCCTGCGACGGTCCCGTTCTCGATACCAGGGAACAACTCGCCCGGCGCGGCAAGGTCCACCTGCATGGTCCGGCGGGCACGGTCATTCTATTCAACCTGTCCGTGCTCCACGCCGCGACGGTACGGATCACACCGCACGAGCGCAAGACCGTTCAGATCTACTACGGCCATCGCGGCGGCCCCGTGCTCAGCGATTGTACCGTGATTCCCACCAGGCTCTGGCAGGACCATCCGGATCCGGAGGTACGGGCATTCTACGGGATGATGACTGGTCGTACGCAGCAGTATGCCAAGGCCTTCGGATAA
- a CDS encoding hydroxyacid dehydrogenase, whose product MSNNRPQVLIACDERVRNGYLPPAELARLEAFADWAWFHSEGGGIYDTSTDPETTARLAKEMDSVDALVVCHGAPRIDATILDAAPRLRFVGELEGDRFAARLDLETLWARDIRTVDTTNGSTYPVAEWALALTLISMRNAGALFRRIVTGNTQDRGLIQPMAGILTGKRVGLIGGGHMGRRLMKLLRPFEVELWVHDPYLPQELPEALGFLQTSLENVLSKCDAIICVAPLTPHTRGMIGRRELELIPSGAVFVNVSRGAIVDSAALIERLKRGDIAAGLDVFDPEPIPKDSEIIGLPNVFLTPHFSGRTGEDYPHFFHYMVDELERFFAGHQTWFNLTPRSKSNREGNR is encoded by the coding sequence ATGTCGAACAACCGCCCGCAAGTACTCATCGCCTGCGACGAGCGGGTGCGCAACGGCTACCTGCCGCCGGCGGAACTGGCCCGCCTAGAGGCGTTTGCCGACTGGGCGTGGTTCCACAGCGAGGGCGGTGGGATTTACGATACCAGCACGGACCCCGAAACCACTGCGCGGTTGGCAAAGGAAATGGACAGCGTGGACGCCCTCGTCGTGTGCCACGGCGCGCCGCGGATCGACGCCACGATCCTGGATGCCGCGCCCCGGTTGCGATTCGTCGGCGAGCTGGAAGGCGACCGGTTTGCCGCGCGCCTGGATCTGGAGACGCTATGGGCGCGCGACATCCGCACCGTGGACACGACCAACGGCTCCACCTATCCCGTGGCCGAATGGGCCCTGGCCCTTACGCTGATCTCAATGCGCAACGCCGGCGCGCTTTTCCGCCGCATCGTGACGGGCAATACACAGGATCGAGGCCTCATACAGCCCATGGCGGGCATCCTCACCGGCAAGCGGGTCGGACTCATCGGCGGTGGACACATGGGACGGCGGCTGATGAAGCTGCTGCGGCCCTTCGAGGTCGAGCTCTGGGTGCACGACCCCTACCTGCCGCAGGAGCTGCCCGAGGCGCTGGGCTTCCTGCAGACGTCGCTGGAAAACGTGCTTTCAAAGTGTGACGCGATCATCTGCGTGGCGCCCCTCACTCCCCACACCCGGGGCATGATCGGACGGCGCGAGTTGGAACTCATTCCATCGGGCGCGGTGTTCGTGAACGTTTCTCGCGGGGCCATCGTCGATTCCGCGGCCCTGATCGAGCGCCTTAAGCGCGGGGACATCGCCGCGGGACTGGACGTTTTCGATCCGGAGCCCATCCCCAAAGACAGCGAGATCATCGGACTGCCGAACGTTTTTCTGACCCCGCACTTCTCCGGCCGTACGGGAGAGGATTATCCGCACTTCTTCCACTACATGGTCGATGAGCTGGAGCGGTTCTTCGCCGGCCATCAGACCTGGTTCAACCTGACCCCCCGCTCTAAGTCCAACCGCGAAGGAAACCGATGA
- a CDS encoding sulfatase-like hydrolase/transferase, which yields MKRPNLLYIFTDQQRADTLECYGNHQIETPALNGLASDSFVFENAYVSQPVCSPARATMLTGLWPHTAGVPSCNVPLAADIPTIAEMLPEGYDTAFMGKWHLGNEIFPQHGFETWVGTEDQYRRHFSEADRLSEVSDYHHFLVDKGYTPDFELLGQKVFSRHYAASLPEECTKAWYLGERSSDYIRQQGDDPFALCVSYLEPHPPHTGPLNDYYDPDSLPTGPAFMRQPPDDAPLLVRLMAAYYMQSENYGLDLRTDPGWRALLARYWGNITLVDRSVGRILKALEESGKADDTIVVFTSDHGELMGDHGILGKTLMYEESIKVPMVLRAPMVDQTPRHIGGRFSHIDLVPTLMELLGLERPDRLQGRSRVPVLQGHENLDGDDVFVEWSGADGHAPAGFGEAEPNRSMVHQHRTIVAADGWKLNLYGKGQGELYDLNSDPHELENLYHRSGQAGRIADLTERIRAWQEETGDEA from the coding sequence ATGAAACGCCCCAACCTGCTCTACATTTTCACCGACCAGCAGCGCGCGGATACGCTGGAATGCTATGGAAACCACCAGATCGAAACCCCCGCGCTCAACGGGCTGGCGTCGGACAGCTTCGTGTTCGAAAACGCCTACGTGAGCCAGCCCGTATGCAGCCCGGCCCGGGCCACTATGCTCACGGGACTTTGGCCGCACACAGCGGGCGTTCCTTCCTGCAACGTGCCCCTGGCCGCCGACATACCGACCATCGCAGAGATGCTGCCCGAGGGATACGACACGGCCTTCATGGGGAAATGGCACCTGGGGAACGAGATCTTCCCGCAACACGGCTTCGAGACGTGGGTAGGCACGGAGGACCAGTACCGCCGCCACTTCTCGGAAGCGGACCGGCTTTCCGAAGTCAGCGACTATCACCACTTCCTGGTGGATAAGGGATACACGCCGGACTTTGAACTTCTGGGACAGAAGGTTTTTTCCCGACATTACGCGGCCTCCCTGCCCGAGGAATGCACCAAGGCGTGGTACCTGGGCGAGCGCTCGTCGGACTATATCCGCCAGCAGGGCGACGACCCCTTTGCCCTCTGCGTCAGCTACCTCGAGCCACATCCACCCCACACCGGTCCGTTGAACGACTATTACGATCCGGACAGCCTGCCCACCGGACCGGCGTTCATGAGACAGCCGCCCGATGACGCGCCGCTCCTCGTCCGCCTGATGGCGGCCTACTACATGCAGTCGGAGAACTACGGGCTGGACCTGCGTACCGATCCGGGCTGGCGGGCGTTATTGGCCCGGTACTGGGGCAACATCACCCTGGTGGACCGTTCAGTGGGTAGGATCCTCAAGGCCCTGGAGGAGAGCGGAAAGGCCGATGACACCATCGTCGTGTTCACGTCGGACCACGGCGAATTGATGGGCGATCACGGCATCCTGGGCAAGACGCTCATGTACGAGGAGTCCATCAAGGTGCCCATGGTGCTGCGCGCGCCTATGGTGGATCAGACTCCACGTCACATCGGCGGCCGGTTCAGCCATATCGACCTGGTCCCCACGCTGATGGAGTTGCTCGGTCTCGAGCGGCCGGACCGGTTGCAGGGGCGGAGCCGGGTGCCGGTACTGCAGGGACACGAGAACCTGGACGGCGACGACGTGTTCGTCGAGTGGAGCGGCGCCGACGGCCATGCTCCCGCCGGATTCGGCGAAGCGGAACCGAACCGGAGCATGGTCCACCAGCACCGGACCATCGTGGCCGCGGACGGCTGGAAGCTCAACCTCTATGGGAAGGGACAGGGAGAATTGTACGATCTGAACAGCGATCCTCATGAACTGGAGAATTTGTATCACCGAAGCGGGCAGGCCGGACGGATTGCGGATCTTACGGAGCGAATCCGGGCCTGGCAGGAGGAGACGGGGGACGAAGCATGA
- a CDS encoding zinc-binding dehydrogenase: MKTGKVAVYTQPQAPMEIREYPVPSVTADDMLVRIRMANICGSDLHIWRGHGPRIETGIPQVLGHEMIGTIDAMGRNVASDSAGKPLAEGDRIVYSYFKPCQQCWTCLNGKPGCPERYRDWIGVSSDQPPHFHGAYGEYYYMKRGHWVFKVPDDLPDAIVSPINCALSEVIYGLNQIGVTLGDTVVIQGAGGLGLYATAVAREMGAGRIIVLDRLPARLALAREFGADDTLNIDEMDMKARIEFVLDHTGGVGADLVAEFVGSPRVLAEGIDMLRWGGRYLWIGNINLGFPTEIDPGNIVRCSKAIRGVIVYEPWVIPRALEFLSRTRHKYPFHKIISDTFSFTEINEAFTYAGAGSAIRVGLEFDAVR; encoded by the coding sequence ATGAAAACCGGAAAAGTCGCTGTATATACCCAGCCGCAGGCACCGATGGAGATTCGTGAGTATCCCGTACCATCGGTTACTGCGGACGACATGCTCGTACGGATCCGAATGGCGAATATCTGCGGATCCGATCTGCACATCTGGCGTGGACACGGCCCCAGGATTGAGACCGGTATCCCCCAGGTCCTCGGGCATGAGATGATCGGCACCATCGATGCCATGGGGCGCAACGTCGCCTCGGACAGCGCCGGTAAGCCGCTGGCCGAAGGGGACCGCATCGTCTACTCCTACTTCAAGCCATGCCAGCAGTGCTGGACGTGCCTCAACGGCAAGCCGGGATGCCCCGAGCGCTACAGAGATTGGATCGGCGTCTCAAGCGACCAACCACCGCACTTCCACGGCGCGTACGGGGAATACTACTACATGAAACGCGGCCACTGGGTCTTCAAGGTGCCCGATGATCTCCCGGACGCGATCGTGTCCCCGATCAACTGCGCCCTGTCGGAAGTCATCTATGGTCTGAACCAGATCGGCGTCACCCTGGGCGACACGGTGGTCATTCAGGGGGCAGGCGGACTCGGACTCTACGCGACCGCGGTAGCGCGGGAGATGGGGGCGGGCAGGATTATCGTGCTGGACCGGCTTCCGGCTCGCCTCGCGCTCGCCCGGGAATTCGGCGCCGACGACACCCTGAACATCGATGAAATGGACATGAAAGCACGCATTGAGTTCGTGCTGGATCACACGGGCGGGGTCGGCGCCGACCTGGTCGCCGAATTCGTGGGATCGCCCCGCGTGCTCGCCGAAGGCATCGACATGCTCAGGTGGGGCGGCCGCTACCTCTGGATCGGCAACATAAACCTCGGGTTCCCCACGGAGATCGATCCGGGCAACATCGTCCGTTGCAGCAAGGCGATTCGCGGCGTGATCGTGTACGAACCCTGGGTGATCCCGCGCGCCCTCGAATTCCTGAGTCGCACGCGGCACAAGTACCCGTTCCACAAGATCATCTCCGATACCTTCTCATTCACTGAAATCAACGAGGCATTCACCTATGCGGGCGCGGGTTCCGCAATTCGGGTTGGGCTGGAGTTTGATGCTGTTCGTTGA
- a CDS encoding AAA family ATPase: MRLTKVHVTNFQSVEDSTEFDINDVTCLVGKNEAGKTAILKALYRLNPLEETEGEFDDTDDYPRRRVSDYKDEVSQGLRDQAVVVKTSFVLENDEIAAVEELFGPGFFSDEAPELVLQKGYSNELVYSLPNYNEELALKTLVKNTDLPDSVSSTLLEHSTAEDMMGVLENAERTEGVQELIPTIQSISDEGMSSYIFDDILYQHIPKFLYFDDYYQLTGRENIEELQQRNADNRLMGSDRPLLGLLELAGLRLDQLTNPQRTEALIAKLEAAENQLTQRVLTHWSQNRHLRMKFDIRPAQPGDPTGMTTGTNIWGRVQDTIHMVSTPMGTRSRGFVWFFSFLAWYSTQKDQNLILLLDEPGLSLHAKAQSDLLAYFERELKPNHQLIYTTHSPFMVDPTRFDRVRIVQDLSIDADFEDLSEDQYGTKVITEVLDATPDSLFPLQGALGYEIHQTLFIGPNCLVVEGVSDLLYLQTISSLLQRRGESGLSDEWVITPVGGSDKVPTFVALIGAQNLNLAVLVDYQKKDKQSIENIYKRKLLERNRVLTFAHFVSTEFTNNEADVEDMFEVSLYLKLVNGEFATNISEDDLPEGQARVLSRLERYFKKNPLPCEVKFNHYRPARYLSENIAEFDALITDTELDRFRRIFATLNGFLV, translated from the coding sequence ATGCGACTGACCAAAGTTCACGTAACCAATTTTCAGAGTGTTGAGGATTCGACGGAATTTGATATCAACGATGTTACTTGCCTAGTGGGAAAAAACGAAGCAGGCAAAACAGCGATACTGAAGGCACTATATCGTTTAAACCCATTAGAAGAAACAGAAGGAGAGTTCGACGATACAGACGATTACCCACGCAGACGTGTTAGTGATTACAAAGATGAAGTGTCACAAGGACTTCGGGATCAAGCAGTTGTAGTTAAAACGAGTTTTGTGCTTGAAAACGATGAAATCGCGGCGGTAGAAGAACTATTTGGTCCGGGATTTTTCAGTGATGAAGCCCCCGAGTTGGTATTGCAAAAAGGGTATTCAAATGAGTTGGTGTATAGTTTGCCAAACTATAATGAGGAATTAGCTTTAAAAACCCTCGTGAAAAACACTGACTTACCTGATTCGGTGTCATCTACACTACTTGAGCATTCAACCGCTGAAGATATGATGGGAGTACTTGAGAACGCCGAAAGAACCGAGGGCGTTCAAGAGTTAATACCAACTATCCAGAGCATTTCAGATGAGGGAATGTCATCCTACATTTTTGACGACATTCTTTATCAACACATCCCTAAATTCCTCTACTTCGATGATTACTACCAGTTAACAGGAAGAGAAAACATAGAGGAACTACAGCAACGTAATGCAGATAATAGACTTATGGGATCAGATCGTCCATTGCTTGGATTACTTGAACTTGCTGGTCTTAGACTCGATCAGTTAACTAATCCGCAAAGAACTGAAGCCTTAATTGCAAAGCTTGAAGCCGCCGAGAATCAACTCACCCAAAGGGTTCTAACGCATTGGTCTCAGAATCGCCATCTCAGAATGAAATTCGATATAAGGCCGGCGCAACCTGGTGATCCCACAGGAATGACCACTGGTACAAATATATGGGGAAGAGTACAAGATACAATACACATGGTAAGTACGCCAATGGGAACCCGTTCGAGAGGATTTGTTTGGTTTTTCTCTTTTTTGGCATGGTATTCTACACAAAAAGACCAAAACCTGATTCTTCTTCTTGATGAACCCGGTCTTTCTCTACATGCAAAAGCTCAATCCGATCTTCTCGCTTACTTTGAAAGAGAACTAAAGCCTAATCACCAACTGATCTATACAACTCATTCGCCATTTATGGTAGATCCCACTCGATTCGACAGAGTTCGTATAGTTCAAGACTTAAGTATTGATGCGGATTTCGAAGACTTAAGTGAAGACCAATATGGTACGAAAGTAATCACCGAAGTCTTAGATGCTACACCTGACAGCCTTTTCCCTTTGCAAGGTGCACTCGGGTATGAAATTCATCAGACCCTTTTTATTGGACCAAACTGCCTAGTTGTTGAGGGAGTATCAGACCTGTTGTACCTTCAAACTATTTCCTCACTTCTACAAAGGAGAGGTGAAAGTGGTCTAAGTGACGAGTGGGTTATCACCCCAGTTGGTGGATCGGATAAAGTACCAACTTTCGTTGCACTGATTGGCGCCCAAAACTTGAATCTTGCTGTGCTCGTTGACTATCAGAAAAAGGATAAACAAAGCATCGAGAACATCTACAAAAGAAAGCTACTTGAGCGAAATAGAGTACTAACGTTTGCTCATTTTGTATCAACTGAGTTTACAAATAACGAGGCCGATGTAGAAGACATGTTCGAGGTGAGTTTGTATTTAAAGTTAGTAAATGGAGAGTTTGCAACCAACATATCAGAGGATGATCTACCTGAAGGGCAAGCACGTGTGCTCAGTCGCCTCGAACGTTACTTTAAAAAGAACCCACTTCCTTGTGAAGTGAAGTTCAACCACTATCGACCTGCTCGTTATCTGAGTGAGAATATCGCGGAATTTGATGCACTGATTACAGACACTGAACTTGATCGCTTTCGAAGGATCTTTGCTACACTAAATGGGTTTCTAGTATAA
- a CDS encoding DEAD/DEAH box helicase family protein: MNIEEYYELHGTKITQDSERMFVDDILYPLLGERIGNVVPQHSFLDSSGKSRRIDFVCQGSQASLALEVNGESYHAEGIIPDEMFDDNLYRQNEILRAGYKLARFSYSQLKDPSWRPIVMETVQTLLVECAPEHFADYRLNPTELQREALEALNYYRSVKNWRKAIVVMPTGTGKTIMSALDAQVIGGRILFLVHRLDILSQSVEAYKRVWPTLQEGYLTGDVRENELNCS; this comes from the coding sequence ATGAATATCGAAGAATACTACGAGTTACACGGAACAAAAATCACCCAAGATTCGGAAAGAATGTTTGTCGATGACATTCTCTATCCCTTACTCGGTGAAAGGATTGGTAATGTAGTTCCCCAACATTCCTTTCTGGATAGTAGTGGAAAGTCACGGAGAATAGACTTTGTTTGTCAGGGTTCTCAAGCCTCCCTTGCCCTTGAGGTCAATGGAGAATCCTATCATGCAGAAGGTATAATCCCCGATGAAATGTTTGATGATAATCTTTACCGACAGAACGAAATTTTAAGAGCTGGTTACAAACTAGCTCGATTTTCATACAGTCAGCTTAAAGATCCCAGTTGGCGACCAATTGTAATGGAAACAGTACAAACTCTATTAGTGGAATGTGCCCCTGAACATTTTGCTGATTATAGACTCAATCCTACTGAACTGCAACGGGAAGCACTAGAAGCTCTGAATTACTACCGAAGTGTTAAAAACTGGCGCAAAGCGATTGTCGTAATGCCCACCGGTACTGGCAAGACTATAATGTCTGCACTGGATGCCCAAGTAATCGGAGGAAGAATACTTTTCTTGGTTCACCGCTTGGATATTCTGTCACAAAGTGTTGAAGCATATAAACGTGTTTGGCCTACTTTACAGGAAGGATACTTAACAGGCGACGTTCGTGAGAATGAGCTGAATTGCTCTTGA
- a CDS encoding helicase-related protein yields the protein KDKLLQPHQLARFGRNEFNYIVVDEVHHGQSPTYRDLLEHFRPDFMLGMTATPVRLDRRDIFELFDYNKAYEVATHDVIERGYLVPYTYHGLRDDIDYSNIRYENNRYRIDDLEKLLVIPERNQAVLNQYLDKGTGDKAIGFCVSIKHAERMAEFFNEQGVGSAAIHSGTENRNQLIRDFRENRITVVFTVDLFNEGVDFPNVQVLLFLRPTESKTVFIQQLGRGLRLVPGKKRVRILDFIGNYKRANLIRDYLAKNKKEIEYKNSSGRTVRKIEYEYSTGCEVNFDATVETILDQQDREELGIGKPELTEAYYNVAEQTGKKPSRIDIDKHGEYRSAQYAQVFGSWIGFIREIGEYTEASYHYPQGTHVGHILAVLWYFGLEDRTGTAFDDKYIRLRGGLGHGRLGTYQRQIKYKLLAAMELGILEDDRRVPSADDFVPSLTPLGRSLRDVMFASLSETNLEFDIGEDEIPSTRMSENEDFYNTIVCTEVNRNPEARKVIYRVIFGMHAIQQMLSFLYQIARQQTIYRAYIYGNFFQAPFVKQYMDREGIVEATKEASRRRCPFLLNLLAAAGLIETRQNEVQVLRFVVFPELVRSHQGEPIEDAEKRLECLLEAWPDRPDRLSHSDLTILKELFGPEFLTSTYMFDEITLIEDL from the coding sequence GGAAGGACAAACTTCTGCAACCTCATCAATTGGCAAGGTTTGGAAGAAATGAATTCAACTACATAGTTGTTGATGAAGTTCATCACGGACAAAGTCCAACATACCGAGATCTGCTTGAACATTTTAGACCAGACTTCATGCTGGGAATGACAGCTACACCGGTCCGTCTAGACCGAAGAGACATTTTTGAGCTATTCGACTACAATAAGGCTTACGAAGTCGCTACTCACGATGTTATAGAACGTGGTTATCTTGTGCCATATACATACCATGGTCTAAGGGATGATATTGACTATTCCAATATCAGGTATGAAAACAATCGGTATCGGATCGATGATCTTGAAAAATTACTTGTAATACCCGAGCGAAATCAAGCCGTCTTAAATCAGTATCTGGATAAAGGAACTGGCGATAAAGCCATTGGATTCTGTGTATCGATCAAACATGCGGAACGTATGGCAGAATTCTTCAATGAACAAGGAGTCGGATCGGCAGCAATTCACTCCGGAACCGAAAACAGAAACCAACTAATTAGGGATTTTAGGGAAAACCGCATCACCGTGGTATTTACTGTTGATTTGTTCAATGAAGGAGTCGACTTTCCCAATGTGCAGGTATTGCTTTTTCTTAGGCCTACAGAATCCAAAACAGTTTTCATTCAACAACTCGGTCGTGGTTTGAGGTTGGTACCAGGCAAGAAACGAGTCCGAATACTTGACTTTATAGGCAACTACAAACGAGCGAATCTAATTCGTGATTATCTTGCTAAGAACAAGAAGGAAATAGAATACAAAAACAGCAGTGGTCGTACCGTTCGCAAAATAGAGTACGAATATTCGACCGGCTGTGAAGTGAACTTTGATGCTACTGTAGAGACAATCTTAGACCAACAGGATAGAGAGGAATTGGGTATTGGTAAACCCGAACTTACGGAAGCGTATTACAACGTTGCTGAACAGACAGGTAAGAAACCTAGTCGAATCGACATCGACAAACATGGCGAGTATAGATCCGCACAATACGCACAGGTATTTGGTTCATGGATTGGATTCATTCGAGAGATCGGCGAGTACACAGAGGCAAGCTATCACTATCCTCAAGGAACACATGTCGGTCACATTTTGGCTGTTTTGTGGTATTTTGGTCTTGAGGATCGTACCGGTACAGCATTTGATGATAAATACATACGACTACGCGGTGGGCTTGGACATGGGAGATTAGGAACCTATCAGAGGCAAATTAAGTACAAACTTTTGGCGGCAATGGAACTTGGTATTCTTGAGGACGACCGTCGAGTTCCGTCTGCTGACGATTTTGTACCTAGTTTGACACCTTTGGGTAGAAGTCTTAGAGACGTGATGTTTGCAAGTCTTTCCGAAACTAACCTTGAATTTGATATTGGCGAAGACGAAATTCCATCGACGAGAATGAGTGAAAATGAGGATTTCTACAATACGATCGTCTGTACGGAAGTAAACAGAAATCCTGAAGCCCGGAAAGTGATCTATCGAGTCATTTTTGGAATGCACGCCATACAGCAGATGCTGTCTTTCTTGTATCAAATCGCACGCCAGCAGACAATATACCGAGCCTACATATACGGTAACTTCTTCCAAGCACCGTTTGTGAAGCAATATATGGACCGCGAAGGTATTGTTGAAGCGACGAAAGAAGCTTCGCGGCGTCGCTGTCCTTTTTTATTGAACTTACTAGCAGCAGCTGGATTAATAGAAACAAGACAGAACGAAGTGCAAGTTTTGCGATTTGTCGTCTTTCCTGAACTCGTACGATCTCATCAGGGTGAGCCGATAGAAGATGCTGAAAAGCGATTGGAGTGTTTGCTGGAGGCGTGGCCGGACCGACCAGATAGATTATCACACAGTGATCTTACTATCTTAAAGGAATTGTTTGGTCCAGAATTTTTGACGTCAACGTACATGTTTGATGAAATCACACTAATCGAGGATCTTTAA